In one window of Frigoriglobus tundricola DNA:
- a CDS encoding tyrosine-type recombinase/integrase: MPRKPFFRTFDGWWYAQLDTPGQRKQVKLVKGKENEREAYRAFCRLVADEGHVSPTTVNPTVATVCDLFLDASQRLHKPDTFEWHRYYLQSFCDHHGRLMIAEVKPFHVTKWLDAHPGWKNSRRHAIGILKRAFNWAEEQGYITASPIRGVKKPKGGKRQRVLTPEERQGILDAIPDEPFRQFVFAMQETGCRPGEVAAVTSEHVDLVLGIWKLTEHKTAHQTGKPRVVYLSPAMLELTRTLAQRYRTGPLFRGPAGRAYSRNAIRCRFRRLREKLPNLAHFTAYAYRHTFTTDALTNGVGIAQVAELLGHTSTDMVMRHYQHLAQKVQHMRDAAAKAVGPDRPDAPGQA; encoded by the coding sequence ATGCCCCGCAAGCCCTTCTTCCGCACGTTCGACGGCTGGTGGTACGCTCAACTCGACACCCCCGGCCAGCGCAAACAGGTCAAACTCGTCAAGGGCAAGGAGAACGAGCGGGAGGCGTATCGCGCCTTCTGCCGCCTCGTCGCCGACGAGGGCCACGTCAGCCCGACCACCGTCAACCCCACCGTCGCGACTGTCTGTGATCTCTTCCTCGATGCCAGCCAGCGGCTGCACAAGCCGGACACGTTCGAGTGGCACCGGTACTACCTCCAGAGCTTCTGCGACCACCACGGGCGGCTCATGATCGCCGAGGTGAAGCCGTTCCACGTCACCAAGTGGCTCGACGCGCACCCCGGCTGGAAGAACTCCCGGCGGCACGCCATCGGCATCCTGAAGCGGGCGTTTAACTGGGCCGAAGAGCAGGGTTACATCACCGCTAGCCCCATCCGCGGGGTCAAGAAGCCGAAGGGCGGGAAGCGGCAACGGGTTCTGACCCCCGAGGAACGGCAAGGAATTCTCGATGCGATCCCCGACGAACCGTTCCGCCAGTTCGTGTTCGCCATGCAGGAGACCGGGTGCCGTCCGGGGGAGGTGGCAGCGGTCACCAGCGAGCACGTCGATCTGGTGCTGGGAATCTGGAAACTCACCGAGCACAAGACCGCCCACCAGACGGGCAAGCCACGGGTGGTGTACCTGTCCCCGGCCATGCTCGAACTGACCCGGACGCTCGCCCAACGCTACCGCACCGGCCCGCTCTTCCGCGGACCGGCCGGCCGGGCGTACTCCCGGAACGCGATCCGGTGCCGGTTCCGACGCTTGCGGGAAAAGCTGCCGAACCTGGCCCACTTTACCGCCTACGCATACCGGCACACATTCACGACGGACGCCCTGACTAACGGGGTCGGAATCGCCCAGGTGGCCGAGTTGCTCGGGCACACCAGCACCGACATGGTCATGCGGCACTACCAGCACCTCGCCCAGAAGGTGCAGCACATGCGCGACGCCGCCGCGAAGGCGGTTGGTCCCGATCGGCCCGACGCACCGGGCCAAGCGTAA
- a CDS encoding winged helix-turn-helix domain-containing protein, with protein MGKRSNRPRGTAPTPGKRAARWPCWTWPTGQKPDQVAARYRVSRSTVYAWAARWRNAQRPKDQRLRDAERSGRPPDQRDQITQKLTALMSTTPTAHGYRHPNWTTPLLVAHLAREHQLEVSARTVRRALHGLGYRWKRPRFVLSRRDPNLRQAKGSSRGD; from the coding sequence ATCGGGAAACGTTCGAACAGGCCGCGCGGCACAGCACCGACGCCCGGGAAACGCGCCGCGCGCTGGCCCTGTTGGACCTGGCCGACGGGGCAGAAGCCGGACCAAGTGGCGGCCCGGTATCGGGTGAGCCGGTCCACCGTGTATGCCTGGGCCGCCCGGTGGAGGAACGCCCAGCGGCCCAAGGACCAGCGCCTCCGCGACGCAGAGCGCTCGGGCCGGCCCCCAGATCAGCGAGACCAGATAACCCAGAAGCTGACGGCGCTGATGTCCACAACCCCGACTGCACACGGGTACCGGCACCCGAACTGGACCACCCCGCTACTGGTGGCGCACCTGGCCCGCGAGCACCAACTGGAGGTGTCGGCACGCACGGTTCGGCGCGCCCTGCACGGGCTGGGTTACCGGTGGAAGCGCCCCCGATTCGTGCTGTCGCGCCGGGACCCGAACTTGCGCCAGGCCAAAGGGAGCTCCAGAGGGGACTGA
- a CDS encoding helix-turn-helix domain-containing protein, whose protein sequence is MAILLPDARELSDEVLEALRLRAVRGCELGFTEADVAALLGVCRETVSRWWAAYARDGLTALPQDRTGRPTGTGRTLSDQQAQQIQARLNGHSPEDLGIPAPLWTRRAVQQLIQNELGIAMPVRTVGSYLHRWGYTATRVASSRTFNGVVYQESSDPSRRVTDQFSVTHFTYRFPSEMACFDRTTSGDIELRHR, encoded by the coding sequence ATGGCGATCCTGCTGCCCGACGCCCGTGAACTGTCCGATGAGGTGCTTGAAGCCTTGCGCCTGCGTGCGGTGCGGGGTTGCGAGTTGGGGTTTACCGAAGCGGACGTGGCCGCGTTGCTGGGCGTGTGCCGCGAAACGGTCTCGCGTTGGTGGGCGGCCTACGCCCGAGACGGACTCACCGCTCTCCCCCAGGACCGCACCGGGCGACCGACCGGTACGGGTCGAACCCTTTCGGACCAACAGGCCCAACAGATCCAAGCGCGGCTCAATGGTCACAGCCCCGAAGATCTGGGCATTCCGGCCCCGTTGTGGACCCGGCGCGCGGTGCAGCAGTTGATTCAGAACGAGTTGGGGATCGCCATGCCGGTCCGCACCGTGGGCTCGTACCTGCACCGCTGGGGGTACACGGCCACCCGCGTCGCATCGAGCCGCACCTTTAACGGTGTCGTTTACCAAGAAAGTTCGGATCCATCTCGACGCGTAACCGATCAATTTTCGGTGACGCATTTCACCTATCGATTTCCAAGTGAAATGGCTTGTTTTGATCGCACAACTTCAGGCGATATCGAACTGCGTCACCGTTGA
- a CDS encoding transposase, translating into MFSDATILTQTPPLRACWSKIGEQAEVPITGNRDHRVVFGALNARTGAVWLDEAAQWNQDAFQEHLRSIRSWWRGWKLVLVVARGSPHTAKRSRQLAAQSGIEMRFLPTACPELNSVEGLWRHVKGRVLANEPTPDLSQSLGRVHDELFQMTPTQHLRLAGVLSGSFWLPA; encoded by the coding sequence GTGTTCTCCGACGCCACGATCCTGACCCAGACCCCGCCGTTGCGGGCGTGCTGGTCGAAGATCGGGGAGCAGGCCGAGGTGCCGATTACCGGCAACCGCGACCATCGCGTGGTCTTCGGGGCGCTCAACGCCCGGACCGGGGCGGTGTGGTTAGACGAAGCGGCCCAGTGGAACCAGGACGCGTTCCAAGAGCACCTGCGGAGCATCCGCAGTTGGTGGCGCGGGTGGAAGTTGGTGCTGGTCGTCGCTCGGGGTAGCCCGCACACGGCCAAGCGGTCGCGCCAACTGGCGGCGCAGTCGGGGATCGAGATGCGGTTCTTGCCGACCGCGTGCCCGGAGTTGAACTCGGTGGAGGGGCTGTGGCGCCACGTCAAGGGGCGCGTGTTGGCTAACGAGCCGACACCGGACCTGAGCCAGAGCTTGGGCCGAGTACACGACGAGTTGTTCCAGATGACGCCCACCCAACACCTCCGATTGGCCGGTGTGTTATCTGGGAGCTTTTGGCTACCTGCTTAG
- a CDS encoding helix-turn-helix domain-containing protein, translated as MNLTVRDAARRLGVSPSLVYDWCRRHLLTHFRFARPGKRGKILIPDDALGEFVERFKVSPETAPSPVRLKHIRQ; from the coding sequence ATGAACCTGACGGTCCGAGACGCGGCGCGTCGGCTCGGTGTGTCTCCGAGCTTGGTGTACGACTGGTGCCGCCGGCACCTCCTGACACACTTTCGCTTTGCCCGGCCGGGGAAGCGGGGCAAAATCCTGATCCCCGACGACGCCCTCGGCGAATTTGTCGAGCGGTTCAAAGTCTCGCCTGAAACGGCTCCTTCACCCGTTCGATTGAAGCACATCCGGCAATAA
- a CDS encoding RHS repeat-associated core domain-containing protein, with product MYDPSIGRWLTPDPTGFSAGDVDLYRFVGNNPVNATDPSGLAELFGLQKKLDAATRDSWKNDPASYKDKLIVVPDNPDIEATLKKIGIKKGELFKYVVTKDGKVVFFRHEINHPFGPAQAGGEVGEDVLAAGYARYYGKLGDEERLIFDTITGHYKIKDESDARKKAAQDQAKEAFKKIGIPGARWERDDRKGVENFLDTEPKRKDK from the coding sequence ATGTACGATCCCAGTATCGGACGGTGGTTAACTCCCGATCCGACCGGCTTTTCTGCCGGGGACGTAGACCTGTATCGCTTCGTGGGAAATAATCCGGTCAATGCGACCGATCCGAGCGGTTTAGCAGAATTGTTTGGCCTTCAGAAGAAACTGGACGCTGCGACAAGGGATAGCTGGAAGAACGATCCGGCAAGCTACAAGGACAAGTTGATCGTAGTTCCTGATAATCCCGACATCGAAGCGACACTTAAAAAAATTGGAATTAAGAAAGGCGAACTGTTCAAGTATGTGGTCACGAAGGACGGCAAAGTTGTTTTCTTTAGGCATGAAATCAATCATCCTTTCGGCCCCGCACAAGCAGGCGGCGAGGTCGGAGAGGATGTTCTGGCCGCTGGATATGCACGATATTACGGAAAGCTCGGCGATGAAGAGCGACTGATTTTTGATACAATTACCGGCCATTACAAGATCAAGGACGAAAGCGATGCTCGCAAAAAAGCCGCTCAGGATCAAGCTAAAGAGGCATTTAAGAAGATCGGAATTCCCGGCGCAAGGTGGGAGAGGGATGACAGAAAAGGAGTTGAAAACTTCCTCGATACGGAGCCGAAACGGAAAGATAAGTAG